One segment of Apus apus isolate bApuApu2 chromosome 1, bApuApu2.pri.cur, whole genome shotgun sequence DNA contains the following:
- the LOC127379856 gene encoding thyroid hormone-inducible hepatic protein-like encodes MEQYFSATQKMEQEVMFPSLLRGVFPQQEGAAPAAGGHTDLYERYQLLKAIKPVVEKGLASVTDQSHTSPDTSTAFGDTDPSTASDDNDAMDAQLEERLSHHLAGLQQVLTHLTRDTNALTRRYSQILEQISPSEGQPSW; translated from the coding sequence ATGGAGCAGTACTTCTCAGCCACCCAGAAGATGGAGCAGGAGGTGATGTTCCCCAGCCTGCTCCGAGGGGTCTTCCCACAGCAggagggggcagccccggctgcAGGTGGCCACACGGACCTCTACGAGCGCTACCAGCTCCTCAAGGCCATCAAGCCTGTGGTGGAGAAGGGCCTGGCCTCTGTCACCGACCAGAGCCACACCAGCCCTGACACCAGCACAGCCTTCGGTGACACTGACCCCAGCACAGCCTCGGATGACAACGACGCCATGGACGCCCAGCTGGAGGAGCGCCTGTCCCACCACCTGGCCGGCTTGCAGCAGGTCCTCACCCACCTCACCAGGGACACCAATGCCCTGACCCGCAGATACAGCCAGATCCTGGAGCAGATCAGCCCCAGTGAGGGGCAGCCCAGCTGGtga
- the NDUFC2 gene encoding NADH dehydrogenase [ubiquinone] 1 subunit C2 yields the protein MAFLPDESRSLPPPPLLNKGSAWLGLAGWVSALLDNGFNRRPVIRAGVHRQVLFTTVGWFVGYYLVKRTEYIHAKLDRELFEYVRHHPEDFKKAEKRRIGELLEDFYPVR from the exons atggcCTTCCTGCCGGACGAGTCGCGGtcgctgccgccgcccccgctCCTCAACAAGGGCTCGGCCTGGCTGGGCTTGGCGGGCTGGGTGTCGGCTCTGCTGGACAACGGCTTCAACCGCCGGCCCGTCATCCGAGCGG GTGTTCACCGCCAGGTCCTCTTCACTACTGTGGGATGGTTTGTTGGCTATTACCTAGTGAAACGTACAGAGTACATCCATGCCAAACTGGACAGAGAGTTGTTTGAGTATGTCAGGCATCATCCAGAGGACTTCAAGAAAGCAG agaagaggagaatAGGGGAGCTTCTGGAGGATTTCTACCCAGTTCGCTGA
- the ALG8 gene encoding probable dolichyl pyrophosphate Glc1Man9GlcNAc2 alpha-1,3-glucosyltransferase yields the protein MAAGGGWFRSLALSVSFLKCLLVPAYYSTDFEVHRNWLAITHNLPLSQWYHEATSEWTLDYPPFFAWFEYVLSHVAKYFDPKMLVIKNLNYTSDSTIIFQRFSVIFTDILFIYAVRECCRCVNGKRAAKDILEKPTFILAVLLLWNFGLLIVDHIHFQYNGFLFGLMLLSVARLCQKRYLEGALLFAVLLHFKHIYIYVAPAYGIYLLRSYCFTANNADGSLKWRSFSFLHVTLLGLIVCLVSALSLGPFIVLGQLPQVVSRLFPFKRGLCHAYWAPNFWALYNAMDKALTILGLKCNFLDPTKIPKASMTGGLVQEFQHTVLPSVTPLATLICTFISILPSVFCLWFKPQGPRGFLQCLVLCALSSFMFGWHVHEKAILLAILPLSLLSVQRAKDAGIYLILATTGHFSLFPLLFTLPELPIKILLMLLFTVYSFSALKSLFRRERPLLNWLETIYLVQLVPLEIFCEMIFPLTPWEQHFPFAPLLLTSVYCALGITYAWLKLYVSVFTERISVRQKAE from the exons atggcggcgggaggcggctgGTTCCGCTCGCTGGCGCTCAGCGTCTCCTTCCTCAAGTGCCTCCTCGTCCCCGCTTA TTACTCCACAGATTTTGAAGTACACAGGAACTGGCTTGCCATCACTCACAACTTACCCCTCTCTCAGTGGTACCATGAA GCCACTTCGGAATGGACCCTGGATTATCCTCCATTCTTTGCTTGGTTTGAATATGTACTTTCACATGTTGCCAAGTACTTTGACCCCAAGATGTTGGTCATCAAAAACCTAAATTACACCAGTGACTCTACCATCATATTCCAAAGATTCTCTGTCATCTTTACAGATATCCTTTTCATATATGCAGTTCGTGA ATGCTGCAGATGTGTAAATGGGAAACGAGCTGCAAAGGATATCCTGGAAAAACCAACGTTTATTCTTGCTGTCCTGCTCTTGTGGAATTTTGGGTTGTTAATTGTGGATC ATATTCACTTCCAGTACAATGGCTTTCTGTTTGGTCTGATGCTTCTTTCTGTTGCCCGACTTTGTCAG aaaagaTACTTGGAGGGTGCTcttctttttgctgttctgctgcattTCAAACACATCTACATTTATGTGGCTCCAGCATATGGCATTTACCTGCTGCGTTCCTATTGTTTTACTGCAAATAATGCAG ATGGATCCCTGAAGTGGAGAAGTTTCAGCTTCCTTCATGTAACTCTTCTGGGATTGATTGTCTGTcttgtttctgctctttcaTTGGGCCCCTTCATAGTGTTG GGCCAGTTGCCTCAAGTCGTTTCCCGGCTTTTCCCTTTCAAGCGAGGCCTCTGCCATGCCTATTGGGCTCCTAACTTCTGGGCTCTGTACAATGCCATGGATAAAGCACTAACAATTTTGG GTTTAAAGTGCAACTTCCTTGATCCCACAAAAATTCCAAAAGCCTCCATGACAGGAGGGCTGGTTCAAGAATTCCAGCATACTGTTCTCCCTTCTGTGACTCCTCTGGCAACATTAATCTGTACTTTCATATCTATAttg ccctctgttttctgtctttggtTTAAACCTCAAGGGCCCCGGGGCTTCCTTCAGTGCCTTGTTCTCTGCGCGTTGAGCTCCTTCATGTTCGGCTGGCACGTGCATGAGAAGGCAATCCTCCTTGCCATTCTGCCTCTAAG CTTGTTGTCTGTTCAGAGGGCAAAGGATGCTGGCATCTACCTGATCCTGGCAACCACAGGGCACTTCTCACTTTTTCCACTGCTGTTCACACTGCCAG AGCTTCCAATTAAAATACTGCTTATGCTGCTGTTTACAGTTTATAGCTTCTCTGCATTGAAATCTCTATTCAG GAGAGAGAGGCCTCTCCTGAACTGGCTTGAAACGATCTACCTCGTCCAACTAGTGCCTTTGGAAATATTCTGTGAAATGATCTTTCCTCTGACCCCCTGGGAACAGCACTTCCCTTTTGCCCCCCTGTTGCTGACCTCTGTGTACTGTGCTCTGGGCATCACCTACGCCTGGCTCAAACTCTACGTCTCTGTCTTCACCGAGCGGATCTCAGTGAGACAAAAGGCTGAGTGA
- the KCTD21 gene encoding BTB/POZ domain-containing protein KCTD21 — protein MSEPITLNVGGKLYTTSLSTLTSFPDSMLGAMFSGKIPTKKDSQGNCFIDRDGKIFRYILNFLRTSHLDLPEDFQEMGLLRREVDFYQIQPLIEALQEKEVELSKAEKNAMLNITLDQKTQTVHFTVREAPQIYSLSSSNMEVFSAHIFSTSCLFLKLLGSKLYYCFNGNLSSISSYLQDPNHLTLDWVASVEGLPEEEYTRQNLKRLWVVPDNKQINSFQVFVEEVLKIAMSDGFCIDSSHPHTSDFMNNKIIRLIRYK, from the coding sequence ATGTCAGAACCCATCACACTCAATGTTGGTGGAAAGCTCTATACCACCTCTCTGTCCACCCTGACTAGCTTTCCAGACTCCATGCTGGGGGCCATGTTTAGTGGGAAGATCCCAACCAAGAAGGACAGCCAAGGCAACTGCTTCATCGACAGAGACGGCAAAATCTTCCGCTATATCCTGAACTTCTTACGGACTTCTCACTTGGACCTCCCTGAAGACTTCCAGGAGATGGGCTTGCTTCGGCGGGAGGTAGACTTTTATCAAATTCAGCCCCTGATTGAAGCCttgcaggagaaggaggtggaGCTTTCTAAAGCAGAGAAGAATGCCATGCTCAACATCACCCTGGATCAGAAGACCCAAACTGTTCACTTCACCGTCCGAGAAGCGCCCCAGATCTACAGCCTGTCTTCCTCCAACATGGAAGTGTTCAGTGCTCATATCTTCTCCACGTCATGTCTGTTCCTGAAGCTTCTTGGCTCCAAACTTTACTATTGCTTCAATGGAAACCTCTCTTCAATATCCAGCTACCTGCAGGACCCCAACCATTTGACTTTGGATTGGGTTGCAAGTGTGGAAGGCCTTCCTGAAGAGGAGTACACCCGGCAGAACTTAAAGAGACTCTGGGTGGTGCCAGATAATAAGCAAATCAATAGTTTCCAGGTGTTTGTGGAAGAAGTGCTAAAAATAGCCATGAGTGATGGTTTCTGCATAGATTCTTCTCATCCACATACTTCAGATTTCATGAATAATAAGATTATTCGCCTAATTCGGTACAAATAG